In one Novosphingobium humi genomic region, the following are encoded:
- a CDS encoding glutathione S-transferase family protein, giving the protein MITLYHAPQSRSSRIIWLLEELGATYTIHPVSIFRPMTGQGHPDHANPHPDQRVPAIEHDDRLITESVGIALYLGDALPAAGLAPAVGSAWRGAYCTWLAWYACEMEPAMFAGLSGALAGSPAKQRDHEAVVRRLETTLAHRDYVLGDEFSIADLLIASALNFGRKAFPPSELIDAYVERCRNRPAAIRALALDDAAGLQPVREAVL; this is encoded by the coding sequence ATGATCACGCTCTATCACGCCCCGCAATCGCGTTCCTCGCGCATCATCTGGCTGCTGGAGGAATTGGGCGCGACCTATACGATCCATCCCGTGTCGATTTTCCGCCCGATGACGGGGCAGGGCCATCCCGATCACGCCAACCCCCACCCCGACCAGCGCGTGCCCGCCATCGAGCATGATGATCGGCTGATCACCGAATCGGTCGGGATCGCGCTGTACCTTGGCGATGCGCTGCCGGCCGCAGGTTTGGCCCCGGCGGTGGGCAGCGCATGGCGCGGGGCCTATTGCACATGGCTGGCATGGTATGCCTGCGAAATGGAACCGGCGATGTTTGCGGGCCTTTCGGGCGCGCTGGCCGGGTCGCCCGCGAAACAGCGCGATCACGAGGCGGTGGTGCGCCGTCTGGAAACCACGCTGGCGCATCGCGATTACGTGCTGGGCGATGAATTCAGCATTGCCGACCTGTTGATCGCCAGCGCGCTGAATTTCGGCCGCAAGGCTTTCCCGCCCAGCGAGCTGATCGATGCCTATGTCGAACGGTGCCGCAACCGCCCCGCCGCCATCCGGGCTCTGGCGCTGGACGATGCGGCGGGGCTTCAGCCTGTGCGTGAGGCGGTTTTGTAA
- a CDS encoding muconate/chloromuconate family cycloisomerase — MATLDLSDTYIVDVPTIRPHVLAMATMHYQSMVIVRLIDSDGVEGIGEGTTIGGLSYGEESPESIKSAIDTYIIPVLQTCDIAQVGATMAKVAKCVRGNHFAKCAVETALLDMAGKRLGVPVSELIGGGRRRESLPIAWTLASGDTARDIAEGEEMLDRRRHRIFKLKIGKREVREDVAHVGAICKALGNRASVRVDVNQNWSEAQAKLGMAMLHDVGCELVEQPIAGDDIAAMARLSQSQPVALMADEALHGPRSAMRIASAHAAGVFALKIAQSGGLFAAAEVAAIGAASGIGLYGGTMLEGGIGTIASAHVFATLPELAWGTELFGPLLQTEEILTEPLAYGDFSLNLPKGPGLGVTLDLGKLARFRRDAAPVLHPVGAGV, encoded by the coding sequence ATGGCTACGCTGGATCTTTCCGATACCTATATCGTCGATGTGCCGACCATCCGCCCGCATGTGCTGGCCATGGCCACGATGCATTATCAATCGATGGTCATCGTCCGCCTGATCGATTCCGATGGGGTCGAAGGCATTGGCGAAGGCACCACCATCGGGGGCCTGAGCTATGGCGAGGAAAGCCCCGAAAGCATCAAGTCGGCCATCGACACCTATATCATCCCGGTCCTGCAGACCTGCGACATTGCGCAGGTGGGCGCGACCATGGCCAAAGTGGCCAAATGCGTGCGGGGCAATCATTTCGCCAAATGCGCGGTGGAAACGGCGCTGCTCGATATGGCGGGCAAGCGTCTGGGCGTGCCGGTTTCCGAACTGATCGGCGGCGGGCGGCGGCGCGAGAGCCTGCCCATTGCATGGACACTGGCCAGCGGCGATACGGCCCGCGACATTGCCGAGGGCGAGGAGATGCTCGACCGCCGCCGTCACCGCATCTTCAAGCTGAAGATCGGCAAGCGCGAGGTACGCGAGGATGTCGCCCATGTCGGCGCAATCTGCAAGGCATTGGGCAACCGGGCCAGCGTGCGCGTCGATGTCAACCAGAACTGGAGCGAGGCGCAGGCCAAGCTGGGCATGGCGATGCTGCATGATGTGGGCTGCGAGTTGGTCGAACAGCCGATTGCGGGCGATGATATTGCCGCCATGGCGCGCCTGTCGCAATCGCAGCCCGTCGCGCTGATGGCCGACGAGGCGCTGCATGGCCCGCGCAGCGCGATGCGCATAGCCTCGGCCCATGCGGCGGGCGTCTTTGCACTGAAAATCGCGCAATCGGGCGGCCTGTTCGCCGCCGCCGAGGTGGCCGCCATCGGCGCGGCATCGGGCATCGGCCTTTATGGCGGCACGATGCTGGAAGGCGGCATCGGCACCATCGCCTCGGCCCATGTCTTTGCCACGCTGCCCGAACTGGCATGGGGCACCGAACTGTTCGGTCCGCTGCTCCAGACCGAGGAAATCCTGACCGAGCCGCTGGCCTATGGCGATTTCTCGCTGAACCTGCCCAAGGGCCCCGGTCTGGGCGTCACGCTCGACCTCGGCAAACTGGCCCGCTTCCGGCGCGATGCCGCCCCCGTTCTTCACCCCGTCGGCGCAGGAGTCTGA
- a CDS encoding LysR family transcriptional regulator translates to MDLRLLRYFVAVTEEGNFHRAAERLHIAQPPLSRAIQQLEADVGSPLLDRAARPLRLTPVGKLLYSQALQMLARMEDLQTMVRAAATSKRRRLVLGFVASTIYARLPELIREFRKAASDVELVMVESTTLDQIAALKDGRIDIGFGRIRFEDPAVRRIILRHEGLIAAFPMDHPLARQAGPVSLKELADEPQILYPRSPRPSYADQVISLFRDHGVEPRIVHEARELQIAIGLVAAEEGMAIVPESVRRARSHDVAYRELAEPATSPIILSHRAGDTSPELALMGAVIARMYQQWGYGVPAGLPESAAPS, encoded by the coding sequence ATCGATTTGCGGCTCCTGCGTTACTTTGTCGCCGTGACCGAGGAAGGCAATTTCCACCGCGCCGCCGAAAGGCTGCATATCGCCCAGCCACCCCTTTCGCGCGCCATTCAACAGCTTGAGGCCGATGTCGGCTCGCCCCTGCTGGATCGCGCCGCGCGGCCCCTGCGGCTGACGCCGGTGGGCAAGCTGCTCTATTCGCAGGCCTTGCAGATGCTGGCCCGGATGGAGGATCTGCAGACCATGGTGCGCGCGGCGGCCACCAGCAAGCGGCGGCGGCTGGTGCTGGGCTTTGTCGCTTCGACCATCTATGCGCGCCTGCCCGAACTGATCCGCGAATTCCGCAAGGCGGCCAGCGATGTCGAACTGGTGATGGTCGAAAGCACCACGCTGGATCAGATCGCGGCGCTGAAAGACGGGCGGATCGATATCGGCTTTGGCCGCATCCGCTTTGAAGATCCGGCGGTGCGGCGCATCATCCTGCGCCATGAAGGGCTGATCGCAGCCTTTCCGATGGACCACCCGCTGGCGCGGCAGGCCGGACCTGTCTCGCTCAAGGAACTGGCCGACGAGCCGCAGATTCTTTATCCCCGCTCGCCGCGCCCCAGCTATGCCGATCAGGTCATCTCGCTGTTCCGCGATCACGGTGTCGAGCCGCGCATTGTCCATGAGGCGCGCGAATTGCAGATCGCCATCGGGCTGGTCGCGGCCGAGGAAGGCATGGCAATCGTGCCGGAATCGGTGCGCCGCGCGCGCAGCCATGACGTTGCCTATCGCGAACTGGCCGAACCGGCGACCTCGCCCATTATCCTGAGCCACCGGGCAGGGGACACATCGCCCGAACTGGCATTGATGGGGGCGGTGATCGCGCGGATGTATCAACAATGGGGCTATGGCGTACCGGCAGGATTGCCGGAATCCGCCGCGCCATCATGA
- the benD gene encoding benzoate diol dehydrogenase BenD, whose translation MVVTGAAQGIGAGVATRAAAEGASVVLVDRAPFVTEVEQAIIAAGGKAVSVQCDLETYEGAAHAMAAAIKAFGRIDILVNNVGGAIRMRPYAEFAPEQIDAEIRRSLMPTLYGCHAALPAMLAQGAGVIVNVSSNATRGIRRVPYSAAKGGINAMTQALAMEYAQDGIRVVATAPGGTKAPPRRTPRNAEGDNAQEQAWMAQAVEQVTQSAFMKRYGTLEEQIAPILFLASDEASYITGSVLPVAGGDLG comes from the coding sequence ATGGTCGTCACCGGCGCGGCGCAGGGCATTGGCGCGGGCGTGGCCACCCGTGCGGCGGCCGAAGGGGCCAGCGTGGTGCTGGTGGACCGCGCGCCTTTTGTCACAGAGGTCGAACAGGCCATCATCGCGGCAGGCGGCAAGGCGGTCTCGGTCCAATGTGACCTGGAAACCTATGAAGGCGCGGCCCATGCCATGGCGGCGGCCATTAAGGCTTTTGGCCGGATCGACATTCTGGTCAACAATGTCGGCGGGGCGATCCGGATGCGCCCCTATGCCGAATTTGCGCCTGAGCAGATCGACGCGGAAATCCGCCGCTCGCTGATGCCCACGCTCTATGGCTGCCATGCCGCGCTGCCCGCGATGCTGGCGCAGGGAGCGGGCGTGATCGTCAATGTTTCCTCCAATGCCACGCGCGGCATCCGCCGTGTGCCCTATTCGGCGGCCAAGGGCGGGATCAATGCCATGACGCAGGCGCTGGCCATGGAATATGCGCAAGACGGCATCCGTGTGGTCGCCACCGCGCCGGGCGGCACAAAGGCACCGCCGCGCCGCACCCCGCGCAACGCCGAAGGCGACAATGCGCAGGAGCAGGCATGGATGGCGCAGGCGGTCGAACAGGTCACGCAATCGGCCTTCATGAAGCGCTACGGCACGCTGGAGGAACAGATCGCCCCCATCCTCTTCCTCGCCTCGGACGAGGCCAGCTATATTACCGGATCGGTCCTGCCCGTGGCGGGCGGCGATCTGGGCTGA
- a CDS encoding Rieske 2Fe-2S domain-containing protein, giving the protein MNEGLIQRIAGAVVDDPATGIFRCRRDVFTDPELFELEMKYIFESNWVYLAHESQIENKNDYLTAWIGRTPVILNRAKDGGLNCVVNACAHRGAKLCRRKRGNQPLFVCPFHGWSFKTDGKLLRAKDASSGAYPESFDHEGSHDLTRVRVESYRGFIFGSLNHDVLPLADHLGEAKVIIDQMVDQAPEGLEVLTGNSTYTFDGNWKMQMENGCDGYHVSSVHENYQSTMGRRAEGGTKAVDANGWSKAPASGVYGFEHGHILLWTQVLNPEVRPVWNLKPQLEERLGADKARFILEQTRNLALYPNVFLMDQFSTQIRVVRPIDVHTTEVTIYCYAPKGESAEDRAHRIRQYEDFFNVSGMGTPDDLEEFRSCQSAYEGAGALWNDLSRGAKRWIAGPDANAVAMGMTPLLSSERSEDEGLFVRQHEFWAQIMIEGLTRDGHGLMEAAQ; this is encoded by the coding sequence ATGAACGAAGGCCTGATCCAGCGCATTGCCGGCGCCGTGGTGGATGATCCGGCAACCGGCATTTTCCGTTGCCGCCGCGATGTTTTCACCGACCCTGAACTGTTCGAACTGGAGATGAAATATATCTTCGAGAGCAATTGGGTTTATCTGGCCCATGAAAGCCAGATCGAAAACAAGAACGATTATCTGACCGCCTGGATCGGGCGCACCCCGGTGATCCTGAACCGGGCCAAGGATGGCGGGCTCAATTGCGTGGTCAATGCCTGCGCGCATCGCGGCGCCAAACTGTGCCGCCGCAAGCGGGGCAATCAGCCGCTCTTCGTCTGTCCCTTCCACGGCTGGAGCTTCAAGACCGACGGCAAGCTGCTGCGCGCCAAGGACGCCAGCAGCGGAGCCTATCCCGAGAGCTTTGACCACGAAGGCTCGCATGACCTGACCCGCGTTCGGGTGGAAAGCTATCGCGGCTTCATCTTCGGCTCGCTCAACCACGATGTCCTGCCGCTGGCCGACCATCTGGGCGAAGCGAAGGTCATCATCGACCAGATGGTCGATCAGGCGCCCGAGGGGCTGGAGGTGCTGACCGGCAATTCCACCTACACCTTCGACGGCAACTGGAAGATGCAGATGGAGAATGGCTGTGACGGCTATCACGTCAGCTCGGTCCATGAAAACTATCAGTCCACCATGGGCCGCCGCGCCGAGGGCGGCACCAAGGCGGTCGATGCCAACGGCTGGTCCAAGGCTCCGGCCAGCGGGGTCTATGGCTTTGAACATGGCCATATCCTGCTCTGGACTCAGGTGCTGAACCCGGAAGTGCGCCCGGTGTGGAACCTGAAGCCGCAGCTTGAGGAACGTCTGGGCGCGGACAAGGCGCGGTTTATTCTGGAGCAGACGCGCAATCTGGCGCTCTATCCCAATGTGTTTCTGATGGACCAGTTCTCCACCCAGATCCGCGTGGTGCGCCCGATCGACGTGCATACCACCGAGGTCACGATCTATTGCTATGCCCCCAAGGGGGAAAGCGCCGAAGACCGCGCCCATCGCATCCGCCAGTATGAGGATTTCTTCAACGTGTCCGGCATGGGCACGCCCGATGATCTGGAGGAATTCCGCTCCTGCCAATCGGCCTATGAGGGCGCGGGCGCCTTGTGGAATGACCTCAGCCGGGGGGCGAAACGCTGGATCGCGGGACCCGATGCCAATGCCGTCGCAATGGGCATGACCCCCCTGCTGTCGAGCGAGCGCAGCGAGGACGAGGGCTTGTTTGTGCGCCAGCATGAATTCTGGGCGCAGATCATGATCGAGGGCCTGACCCGCGACGGCCATGGACTGATGGAGGCGGCACAATGA
- a CDS encoding helix-turn-helix transcriptional regulator — protein MRRADRLFQIIQILRRSSRPITAQDIAQELEVSPRTVYRDIADLIGQRVPVRGEAGFGYILDDSFDMPPLMLTPEEIEAAVLGAQWVAGRGDPALASAARDLIAKITSVVPEKLRPFIAHPATGVPSWSQTPPDGIDLALTRLWIREGRKIALSYRDEKGAISQRVVWPVILGYFETARMLAAWCEMRRDFRHFRADRIVSAQFLDETHGQRPGELKQRWKRSMEQQRKH, from the coding sequence ATGCGCCGCGCCGACCGATTGTTTCAGATCATCCAGATCCTGCGCCGCTCCTCGCGCCCCATCACCGCGCAGGACATCGCGCAGGAATTGGAAGTCTCGCCCCGCACCGTCTATCGCGACATTGCCGACCTGATCGGCCAGCGCGTGCCGGTGCGCGGAGAGGCCGGTTTCGGCTATATTCTGGATGACAGTTTCGACATGCCCCCGCTGATGCTGACGCCGGAGGAGATCGAGGCGGCGGTGCTGGGCGCGCAATGGGTGGCCGGGCGCGGCGATCCGGCGCTGGCCTCGGCCGCGCGCGATCTGATCGCCAAGATCACATCAGTCGTGCCCGAAAAATTGCGCCCCTTCATCGCCCATCCCGCCACCGGCGTGCCTTCATGGTCCCAAACGCCGCCTGACGGCATCGACCTTGCCCTCACCCGGCTGTGGATACGTGAGGGGCGCAAGATCGCCCTGTCCTATCGCGACGAGAAAGGCGCAATCAGCCAGCGCGTGGTCTGGCCGGTCATTCTGGGCTATTTCGAAACGGCGCGGATGCTGGCCGCATGGTGCGAGATGCGGCGGGATTTCCGCCATTTTCGCGCCGACCGCATTGTCTCCGCACAATTTCTGGACGAGACCCATGGCCAGCGCCCCGGCGAATTGAAGCAGAGATGGAAGCGCAGCATGGAGCAGCAACGAAAACACTAG
- the pcaD gene encoding 3-oxoadipate enol-lactonase — MPFTDTPGARLYWKRDGRDDAPALVLLNSIGTDMDLWDGVLPFLREDFALLRMDTRGHGASLAAAGDYSLAMLADDVLAVADAAGLGRFALAGVSLGGMTAMELALRAPERISHLALICTSATMDAASWNDRIAKVRAEGMAAIADLAMGRFLSDAAAPTNFESVRRQLLTMDPQGYAGCGAAIRDMDLARRIAGIACPALVITGTRDTSTPLAGHGEHLLAHIPGAEHRSLEAAHLAPLEAPEALAGALHSFLRVQHHG; from the coding sequence ATGCCTTTTACCGATACGCCCGGCGCGCGGCTCTATTGGAAGCGCGACGGCCGCGATGATGCGCCCGCGCTGGTGCTGCTCAATTCCATCGGCACCGACATGGATCTGTGGGATGGCGTGCTGCCGTTCCTGCGCGAAGATTTCGCCCTGCTGCGCATGGATACGCGGGGCCACGGCGCCTCCCTTGCCGCTGCGGGGGACTATTCGCTGGCCATGCTGGCGGACGATGTGTTGGCGGTGGCCGATGCGGCGGGGCTGGGGCGCTTTGCGCTGGCGGGTGTGTCGCTGGGCGGGATGACGGCCATGGAACTGGCCCTGCGCGCGCCCGAAAGGATCAGCCATCTGGCGCTGATCTGCACCTCGGCAACGATGGATGCTGCATCATGGAATGATCGCATCGCCAAGGTCCGGGCCGAAGGCATGGCCGCGATTGCCGATCTGGCCATGGGGCGTTTCCTGTCCGATGCGGCTGCGCCCACGAATTTTGAAAGCGTGCGCCGCCAATTGCTGACGATGGACCCGCAAGGCTATGCCGGATGCGGCGCGGCGATCCGCGACATGGATCTGGCCCGGCGCATCGCGGGCATCGCCTGCCCCGCGCTGGTGATCACCGGCACGCGCGATACCTCAACGCCGCTGGCCGGGCATGGTGAGCATCTGCTGGCCCATATTCCGGGGGCCGAGCATCGCTCGCTCGAGGCCGCTCATCTTGCCCCGCTTGAGGCGCCCGAGGCGCTGGCCGGGGCCTTGCATTCCTTTCTGCGGGTTCAGCATCATGGATAA
- a CDS encoding DUF1501 domain-containing protein: MTLFDRRDLIRSAALGLPLMMAGGRAFAAPGAANNRLLVVFLRGAYDAANIIVPGGSDFYHEARPTIGLPRPDPANPDAPLALDADWALHPALRESILPLWQARQIAFVPFAGTDDMSRSHFETQDSIELGQNIGGQRNFQSGFMGRLAAVLGADKPISFTDQLPLCFRGGPVVPNIALGNAGSRPSIDARQTELIKAMYRGQHEAGVDLEAAIGQGFAVRDTVFQSIRGEMEAAGRGAITAKGFELSARRIGRLMRDQYNLAFVDVGGWDTHVNQGGAQGNLANRIGELGRALAGFVEAIGPEDWRNTTVVVMSEFGRTFRENGDKGTDHGHGSIYWVLGGSVAGGRMAGPQIKLTPDTLNQGRDLPVLTDYRGLIGGLLARQYGLSARQLGIVFPGAAISDLQLL, translated from the coding sequence ATGACCCTGTTTGACCGCCGCGATCTGATCCGTTCTGCCGCGCTTGGCCTGCCTTTGATGATGGCGGGCGGGCGCGCCTTTGCCGCGCCGGGGGCCGCCAATAACCGACTGCTGGTGGTGTTTTTGCGCGGGGCCTATGATGCGGCGAACATCATCGTGCCGGGAGGCAGCGATTTCTATCACGAGGCGCGGCCCACCATTGGCCTGCCACGCCCGGACCCGGCCAATCCCGATGCGCCCCTGGCGCTCGATGCGGACTGGGCTTTGCATCCGGCCCTGCGCGAGAGCATCCTGCCGCTCTGGCAGGCGCGGCAGATCGCCTTTGTCCCCTTTGCGGGCACCGATGACATGAGCCGCAGCCATTTTGAGACGCAGGACAGCATCGAATTGGGCCAGAATATTGGCGGCCAGCGCAATTTTCAGTCCGGTTTCATGGGTCGTCTGGCCGCCGTTCTGGGGGCTGACAAGCCCATCTCCTTCACGGACCAATTGCCGCTGTGTTTTCGCGGCGGACCGGTGGTGCCCAATATCGCGCTGGGCAATGCAGGTTCGCGGCCCTCCATCGACGCGCGCCAGACCGAGCTGATCAAGGCCATGTATCGCGGCCAGCATGAGGCGGGCGTCGATCTGGAGGCGGCCATCGGTCAGGGCTTTGCCGTGCGCGACACAGTGTTTCAATCCATCCGCGGCGAAATGGAGGCCGCCGGACGCGGGGCGATCACCGCCAAGGGTTTCGAACTGTCTGCCCGCCGCATCGGCCGCCTGATGCGCGATCAGTATAACCTTGCCTTTGTCGATGTCGGCGGCTGGGACACTCATGTCAATCAGGGCGGGGCGCAGGGCAATCTGGCCAACCGCATCGGGGAACTGGGCCGGGCTCTCGCCGGGTTTGTCGAGGCGATCGGGCCGGAGGACTGGCGCAACACGACGGTGGTGGTCATGTCCGAATTTGGCCGCACTTTCCGCGAAAATGGCGACAAGGGCACCGACCATGGCCATGGCAGCATCTATTGGGTGCTGGGCGGATCGGTGGCGGGCGGACGGATGGCGGGGCCGCAGATCAAACTGACGCCCGATACGCTCAATCAGGGGCGCGACCTGCCGGTGCTGACCGATTACCGGGGGCTGATCGGCGGTCTGCTGGCACGGCAATATGGCCTGTCGGCGCGGCAATTGGGTATCGTCTTTCCCGGCGCGGCGATCAGCGATCTCCAATTGCTCTAG
- the catC gene encoding muconolactone Delta-isomerase: MLFMVEMDVHLPHDLDPAQADRIKAEEKAYSQTLQASGVWRHIWRKAGLYSNVSIFDVESNAALHDLLIALPLYPFITMKVTPLCRHPSAIHEDDR; encoded by the coding sequence ATGTTGTTCATGGTCGAAATGGACGTGCATCTTCCCCACGATCTCGATCCGGCGCAGGCCGATCGGATCAAGGCCGAGGAAAAGGCCTATTCCCAGACGCTTCAGGCATCGGGCGTGTGGCGCCATATCTGGCGCAAGGCCGGACTCTATTCGAATGTCTCGATCTTTGATGTCGAGAGCAATGCCGCCCTCCACGATCTGCTGATCGCGCTGCCGCTCTATCCCTTCATCACGATGAAGGTGACGCCGCTGTGCCGCCACCCCTCCGCCATCCATGAGGATGACCGTTAA
- a CDS encoding dioxygenase, with protein MDVSFVKTPEIQQLLDRAAGMGESGGNPRFKAIMRDLFQSAMELIVRHDISESEFWLAMKFLADGAGEIGLIVPGTGIEHFLDLYMDAKDAEAGLTGGTPRTIEGPLYVAGAPLVEGNVNLSTDPDEGTQVLHMNGTVTGPDGEPVQNAILHVWHANSQGWYSHFDPTGEQTPFNNRRRIKLGADGKYAFHSKMPSGYSVPPQGATDQLMQALGRHGNRPAHVHFFIEAPGYRTLTTQINFGDDPFAADDFAFGTREGLLPVPNRQGDAAYIAFDFQLQRAHDAADEGFSSRSRAQAQPAVENA; from the coding sequence ATGGACGTAAGCTTCGTAAAAACCCCCGAAATCCAGCAATTGCTCGACCGCGCCGCCGGTATGGGCGAAAGCGGCGGCAATCCCCGCTTCAAGGCCATCATGCGCGATCTGTTTCAGTCGGCGATGGAACTGATCGTGCGCCATGACATTTCGGAAAGCGAATTCTGGCTGGCGATGAAGTTTCTGGCCGATGGCGCGGGCGAGATCGGCCTGATCGTGCCGGGCACCGGCATCGAGCATTTCCTCGACCTCTATATGGACGCCAAGGATGCCGAAGCGGGCCTGACGGGCGGCACGCCGCGCACCATCGAAGGCCCGCTCTATGTCGCGGGCGCCCCGCTGGTCGAGGGCAATGTGAACCTGAGCACCGATCCTGACGAAGGCACGCAGGTCCTGCATATGAACGGCACCGTCACGGGGCCGGACGGCGAACCGGTCCAGAATGCGATCCTGCATGTCTGGCACGCCAATTCGCAGGGCTGGTATTCGCATTTCGACCCGACCGGCGAACAGACGCCTTTCAACAACCGCCGCCGGATCAAGCTGGGCGCGGATGGCAAATATGCGTTCCATTCGAAAATGCCCAGCGGCTATTCCGTGCCTCCGCAGGGCGCGACCGATCAACTGATGCAGGCGCTGGGCCGCCATGGCAATCGCCCCGCCCATGTGCATTTCTTCATCGAGGCGCCCGGCTATCGCACGCTGACCACGCAGATCAACTTCGGCGACGATCCCTTTGCCGCCGACGATTTCGCCTTTGGCACCCGCGAGGGCCTGCTGCCCGTGCCCAACCGTCAGGGCGATGCGGCCTATATCGCCTTCGATTTCCAGCTTCAGCGCGCCCATGACGCCGCTGACGAAGGCTTCTCCTCGCGCAGCCGGGCGCAGGCCCAGCCCGCCGTCGAAAACGCCTGA
- the benB gene encoding benzoate 1,2-dioxygenase small subunit — MTIALEQSLSHADICAFLYREARLLDDRDFDAWLECYADNVEYWMPAWTDDDALTTDPQREISLIYYANRKGLEDRVYRLNTERSSASTPEARTAHFIANVEVLAVADGALDLRYNWHTLSHRYQQTAQFFGTTFLTLDTSGAEPKILKKKIVLKDDYIHQVIDIYHV; from the coding sequence ATGACCATCGCTCTCGAACAATCCCTGTCCCATGCCGACATCTGCGCCTTCCTCTACCGCGAGGCGCGCCTGCTGGATGATCGCGATTTCGATGCGTGGCTGGAATGCTATGCGGACAATGTCGAATATTGGATGCCGGCATGGACCGATGATGACGCGCTGACCACCGACCCGCAGCGCGAGATCTCGCTGATCTATTACGCCAATCGCAAGGGGCTGGAGGACCGGGTCTATCGGCTCAACACCGAGCGCTCCTCGGCCAGCACGCCCGAGGCACGCACCGCGCATTTCATCGCCAATGTCGAGGTTTTGGCGGTTGCCGATGGCGCGCTCGACCTGCGCTACAACTGGCATACGCTCAGCCACCGCTATCAGCAGACCGCGCAGTTTTTCGGGACGACCTTCCTGACGCTGGACACGAGCGGGGCCGAACCGAAAATCCTGAAGAAAAAGATCGTGCTGAAGGACGATTACATTCATCAGGTCATCGACATCTACCACGTCTGA
- a CDS encoding NAD(P)/FAD-dependent oxidoreductase encodes MDKADIVIVGAGHGGAQCAIALRQNGFAGTITVIGREPELPYERPPLSKEYFAREKTFERLLIRPPAFWAEKDVAFMLGREVVAVDPAAKVLTLDDGATYGYGRLVWATGGDPRRLTCAGADLAGVHAVRTRADCDRLMAQVDGGIKNIVVIGGGYIGLEAAAVLTKAGLRVTLLEALPRVLARVAGPELSAFYQAEHRAHGVDLRLGAAVERLEGESHVTGVRLADGEVIPAEAVIVGIGIVPAVGPLIAAGARGGPGVDVDEYCRTSLPDIYAIGDCASYACAYAGGADMRVESVQNANDMATCVAKAICGEAQPYKAFPWFWSNQYDLRLQTAGISRDYDRTVLRGDPANRAFSVIYLKAGRVIALDCVNMVKDYVQGRKLVEAGARPDPARLADASLALKDLLEPA; translated from the coding sequence ATGGATAAAGCCGATATTGTCATCGTGGGCGCGGGGCATGGCGGGGCGCAATGTGCGATCGCCCTGCGCCAGAACGGCTTTGCAGGCACGATCACCGTCATCGGGCGCGAGCCGGAATTGCCCTATGAACGCCCGCCGCTGTCCAAGGAATATTTCGCGCGGGAAAAGACATTCGAGCGCCTGCTTATCCGCCCGCCCGCGTTCTGGGCGGAAAAGGATGTGGCCTTTATGCTGGGCCGCGAAGTGGTCGCGGTGGATCCGGCGGCCAAGGTGCTGACGCTCGATGACGGCGCGACCTATGGCTATGGCCGTCTGGTCTGGGCCACCGGGGGCGATCCGCGCCGCCTGACCTGCGCCGGGGCCGATCTGGCCGGGGTCCATGCCGTGCGCACCCGCGCCGATTGCGACCGGCTGATGGCGCAGGTGGACGGCGGCATAAAGAATATCGTGGTGATCGGGGGCGGCTATATCGGGCTGGAGGCGGCGGCGGTGCTAACCAAGGCGGGCCTGCGGGTCACCCTGCTCGAAGCCCTGCCCCGCGTGCTGGCCCGCGTTGCGGGACCGGAACTCTCCGCCTTCTATCAGGCCGAGCATCGCGCCCATGGCGTCGATCTGCGTCTGGGCGCGGCGGTCGAAAGGCTGGAGGGCGAGAGCCATGTCACCGGCGTCAGGCTGGCCGATGGCGAGGTGATCCCGGCCGAGGCGGTGATTGTCGGCATCGGCATCGTGCCTGCGGTAGGCCCACTGATCGCGGCGGGTGCGCGGGGCGGGCCGGGCGTCGATGTGGACGAATATTGCCGCACCAGCCTGCCCGACATCTATGCCATCGGCGATTGCGCCTCCTATGCCTGCGCTTATGCCGGGGGCGCGGACATGCGGGTGGAATCGGTGCAGAACGCCAATGACATGGCGACCTGCGTTGCCAAGGCAATCTGCGGCGAGGCCCAGCCCTATAAGGCTTTTCCGTGGTTCTGGTCGAACCAGTATGACCTGCGGCTGCAAACCGCCGGGATCAGCCGGGATTATGACCGGACAGTTCTGCGCGGCGATCCGGCCAACCGGGCTTTTTCGGTGATCTATCTGAAGGCTGGTCGCGTCATCGCGCTCGATTGCGTCAATATGGTCAAGGATTACGTTCAGGGCCGCAAGCTGGTCGAAGCAGGCGCGCGGCCTGATCCCGCGCGCCTTGCCGATGCCTCGCTGGCCCTGAAAGATCTGCTGGAACCGGCCTGA